One genomic segment of Primulina tabacum isolate GXHZ01 chromosome 9, ASM2559414v2, whole genome shotgun sequence includes these proteins:
- the LOC142556387 gene encoding uncharacterized protein LOC142556387, translating to MTRRFGFSRVISNSSGYIWVLFAEGVMVECLLDHIQFLHVRVSAPFLPTHVFCSFVYAKCHYIERRQLWDSLLQVKPDQGPCLVGGDFNVVRNASECLGSSGGRLLPMEEFNHFILDSRLVDAGFEGSSFTWTNKIIWKSLDRVLFPVFVSGPSSFRFQSMWIRHHGFLQTVRLNWNLSYHLNGMHRLFVKLNRLKSHLKWWNKNVFGNLFAKLAEAEQAIWLAEEVYEADPSELHWTSLSHFNADLARVTAMEADFWWQKAACRWLEDGEHNTKIFHNMVKKKGGQ from the exons ATGACTCGTCGTTTTGGTTTCTCTAGAGTTATATCGAATTCATCGGGTTATATCTGGGTTTTGTTTGCTGAGGGTGTGATGGTTGAGTGTCTCCTTGATCACATTCAATTCCTTCATGTTAGAGTCTCTGCTCCTTTTTTGCCGACTCATGTATTTTGTTCTTTTGTGTATGCTAAGTGCCACTACATTGAGCGCAGGCAGCTTTGGGATTCCCTGCTTCAGGTTAAGCCTGATCAGGGCCCTTGTCTTGTCGGTGGTGATTTTAATGTAGTCAGAAATGCGTCCGAGTGTTTGGGTTCTTCCGGTGGGAGGCTACTTCCCATGGAAGAGTTCAATCATTTTATTCTGGATTCTAGGCTTGtggatgctggttttgaggggtcttcgttcacgtgGACGAACAAGATCATTTGGAAGAGTTTAGATCGGGTTTTGT TCCCGGTTTTTGTTAGTGGCCCGAGTTCTTTTCGCTTTCAGAGCATGTGGATTAGACACCATGGCTTTTTGCAGACggtgaggcttaattggaatttgTCGTATCATTTGAATGGTATGCACCGTCTTTTTGTGAAACTGAACCGTCTCAAGAGCCACCTGAAATGGTGGAATAAGAATGTTTTTGGTAATCTTTTTGCCAAACTTGCTGAGGCGGAGCAGGCTATCTGGCTTGCCGAGGAAGTTTACGAGGCTGATCCTTCTGAGTTGCATTGGACTAGTTTGTCCCATTTCAATGCGGATCTTGCTCGGgttaccgccatggaggcggatttttggtgGCAAAAAGCCGCTTGTAGGtggttagaggatggtgagcaCAATACCAAAATCTTCCACAATATGGTCAAGAAAAAGGGTGGCCAATAA